Part of the Gordonia crocea genome is shown below.
CACGATCAAGGACGTCGACCTCGACGGCGGTGGCCAGCGCCGGTACGTGTCGGTCGACGGCGGCATGAGCGACAATATCCGAAGCGCCCTGTACGACGCGGAATACGACGTCCGGCTGGCCTCGCGGACCTCTGATGCGCCACCGGTGGTGTGTCGCGTGGTTGGCAAGCACTGCGAGACCGGCGATATCGTCGTGCGGGACTGTTGGCTGCCCGGCGACTTGGCTCCCGGTGATGTGCTGATCGTCGGCGCGACGGGGGCCTACTGTTACTCGATGTCGTCGCGGTACAACATGGTCACCCGACCCGCCGTCATCGCCGTGCGCGACGGGCAGTCCCGTGTGATCTTGCGGCGGGAGACCGTCGCCGACTTGTTGAGCTTGGAGGTATCGCAGTGACCGAGGGCACCGCGCAACGCACTGGTGCGCCGACCGAACTCGGCGTCGCCGTGCTCGGGATGGGCAACGTGGGCGCCGAAGTCGTGCGGATCATCACCGAGAACGCCGAGGACCTGCGCGCCCGCATCGGCGCCTCGCTGGTCCTGCGCGGCGTCGCGGTCCGCGACCTCGAGCGGGGGCGGGGGATCGACCGCGCCCTGTTGACCGACGACCCGGCCGCACTGGTGCGGCGCGACGACGTCGACATCGTCATCGAGGTCCTCGGTGGGATCGAACCGCCGCGCGAGCTCATCCGCACCGCCCTGCAACAGGGGAAATCGGTGGTGACCGCCAACAAGGCGCTGCTCGCCGAGTACACCGGCGAGCTGGCCACCGCGGCGGCGGAGGCGAACGTCGACCTGTACTTCGAAGCCGCCGTCGCCGGGGCGATCCCGGTGGTGCGCCCGCTGATGCAGTCGTTGGCCGGGGACAAGGTGCAGCGCGTCGCCGGCATCGTCAACGGCACCACGAACTTCATCCTCTCCGCGATGGCCGAGACCGGTGCCGACTACGACGAGGCGCTGGCCGAGGCGGGCCGCCTGGGCTACGCCGAGGCCGACCCGACCGCCGACGTCGAGGGCTATGACGCCGCCGCCAAGGCCGCGATCCTCGCATCGATCGCCTTCCACAGCCGGGTGACCGCCGCCGACGTCTACCGCGAGGGCATCTCGTCGGTGACCGCCGAGGATTTGGCCAGCGCCGCCAAGTTCGATTGCACGGTCAAGCTGCTGTCGATCTGCGAACGCGTCGTCGGGGACGACGGCCGCGAGCGCATCTCGGCCCGGGTCTATCCCGCGCTCATCCCGCTGTCGCACCCGTTGGCGACGGTGAGCGGCGCCTACAACGCCGTCGTCGTCGAAGCCGTCGACGCCGGCCGCCTGATGTTCTACGGCCAGGGCGCCGGCGGAGCGCCGACCGCGTCGGCGGTCATGGGCGACGTCGTGATGGCCGCGCGCAACAAGGTGTACTCCGGTCGCGGACCGCTGGAGTCGACGTATGCGTCGCTGCCGGTCATGCCGATCGCCCAGGTCCCGACCCGCTACTACGTCGCGATGAACGTGGTCGACCGGCCGGGTGTCTTGGAGACCATCGCCGGCGAGTTCGCCAAGCACGGCGTGAGCATTGCCGCCGTCCGCCAGGAGGGCGGCGCCGACGCGACCCGGTTGATCGTGATCACCCACCGCGCGCCGGATGGGGCACTGGCCGAGACGGTATCGGCATTGGAAAACATGGAAGCGGTGACCGCGGTGTCCTCGGTTCTGCGGATGGAGGGAACCCATGAGTAAGCATGTGCACCAGGCCTGGCCGGGCCTGATCGAGGCCTACCGCGACCGGATGCCGGTTGAGGACGACTGGACCATTGTGACCCTGCTGGAGGGGGCAACGCCTCTCATCAAGGCCAACCACCTGTCCGAGATCACCGGGTGCGAGGTCTATCTGAAGGTCGAGGGCCTCAACCCGACCGGGTCGTTCAAGGACCGCGGGATGACGATGGCGGTCACCACCGCCCTCAACCACGGCAAGCGCGCGGTGCTCTGCGCGTCTACCGGCAACACCTCCGCGTCGGCCGCCGCCTACGCGACCCGCGCCGGCATGACCTGCGCGGTGCTGATCCCCGAGGGCAAGATCGCCATGGGCAAGCTCGCCCAGGCCGTCATGCACGGCGCGAAGATCATCCAAGTCCAGGGCAACTTCGACGACTGTCTCGAGCTGGCCCGCAAGGTGACCGCCGACTTCACCGAGATCGAGTTGGTGAACTCGGTCAATCCGGCACGCATCGAGGGCCAGAAGACGGCGGCGTTCGAGATCGTCGACGTGCTGGGCCGGGCCCCTGACGTGCATGCCCTGCCGGTCGGTAACGCCGGCAACATCACCGCGTATTGGAAGGGCTACACCGAATACCGCGCCGATGGCTTGAGTGATTCGCTGCCGCGGATGCTCGGCGTGCAGGCGGCCGGTGCCGCGCCGCTGGTCAACGGTGCGCCGGTGGCCAACCCGGAGACGATCGCCACCGCGATCCGGATCGGTGCGCCGGCCAGCTGGAACCAGGCCGTGGCCGCCAAGGACGAGTCGGGCGGGCAGTTCCGCGCGGCCACCGACGAGAAGCTGTTGGAGGCCTACCGCCTGGTGGCGGGCCGCGACGGGGTGTTCGTCGAGCCCGCGTCGGCGGCCTCGGTGGCCGGGTTGCTCGCCGCCCGCGCCGACGGTTGGATCGAGGCCGGGTCGACGGTGGTCTGCACCGTCACCGGCAACGGGCTCAAGGACCCCGACACCGCGCTGCTCGGCATGCCCGAGGTCTCGGCCATCCCGGTCGACCCGGGTGCGGTCGCCGATGCGCTGGGGGTCGGTTGATCCGGTGACCGACGTGATGACCAAGCTGCTTCCGCCCGGACTGCGGGTCGCCGTGCGCGTCCCGGCGTCCAGTGCCAACCTGGGGCCCGGGTTCGACTGCCTCGGCCTGGCGCTGGGGATCTACGACGACGTCACCGTCACCACGCTCGACCGGCCCGGCGTCCAGGTGTCGGTCACCGGCGAGGGGGCGGAGTCGGTGCCGCTGGACCACACCCACCTCGTGGCGCGGGCGATCGAGCGCGGGCTGGCCCGCGGCGGTGCCGCCGCGGTCGGCCTGGAGGTGGCCTGCGTCAACGCCATTCCGCATTCGCGCGGCGTCGGCTCGTCGGCGTCGGCAGTGGTATCGGGGTTGGTCGCAGCCTCGGGACTGCTCGGCGCGGCAGCGGAAACGCTTGGAGCGCAACCGCTTTCCGATGGCGAACTGGTCCAGCTGTCTGCCGAGTTCGAAGGACATCCCGACAACGCCGCCGCCAGTGTGTTGGGCGGCGCGGTGGTCACCTGGACCGAGGGGAGCGGGGACGACACGCGCTACAGCGCCCGGCGCCTCGCGATCGATCCGCGGATCCGTGCCACCGCTTTCATCTCGCACGCCGAATCGTCGACGTCGCAGACCCGCGGGCTGCTGCCCGACACGGTGCCGCGCCGTGATGCGGTGTTCAACCTGAGCCGCACCGCGCTCGCGGTCCACGCGTTGACCCGCGAGCCCGAGTTGCTGTTGGACGCCACCGAGGACCGCCTCCACCAGGAGTACCGTGCCCAGGCGCTGGCGTCGTCGACCGAGTTGGTCGCCGACCTGCGTGCAGCGGGTTTCGCCGCGACGATCTCCGGTGCCGGCCCGACGGTGCTCGTGCTGCACACCGCCGACATCCCGGCGGGCCTGGCCGACCGGGACGGGTTCACGATGGTCGAAACGGCGATCAGCGACGGTCCGACGGTGGTGGCGGACCGCTGACCGGCACGCCGACGGGCCCTGTTGTTGCCCGCGCCACTGTGTCGCGGTACCATAACAACGTCTCGCTGGGCGAACGTGAAATCGCCGTTTGCGGACGTCCCCCCGATTTTCCGGTTGATACGCGTCACGCCCCGCGTCACGGTTGACACCGGTCACGGCCTGCGACTTCCGCCGCCAGTAGACCCCAGTTTTCCCGTGTAGGGACTTCATCCCCCCTCGCGCACAACGACGCCGCGAGGGAACGAAAGGACTTCCGTGACTGAAACGGATCTCACCACGGCACCGGTTACGGTTTCGGCCCCGGTGGAGGCGCTGTCCGCGCCGGCCGCCGACGCTCCCACCTCCCGCGCCAAGAGCGGCCTGTCGGCCATGGTGCTGCCGGAGCTGCGCTCGCTGGCCAGCGGCCTGGGCATCAAGGGTGCCTCGGGTATGCGCAAGGGCGATTTGATCAGCGCGATCAAGGAGCGCCAGGGCGGCGGTGCCCCCAAGGCGCAGACCGCCGAATCGGCCCCGAAGGCCGACAGCGCTCTTCAGGCTGAGAGCGCCCCTAAGACCGAGAGCGCTCCCAAGACCGAGAGTGCCCCCAAGACCGAGAGTGCCCCCAAGACCGAGAGTGCCCCCAAGACCGAGAGTGCCCCCGTCTCCGACGACGCACCCCGGGCCGACACCGGCCGATCCGACGAGCCCAAGGCCCAGGATGGCGGCGAGGCGAAGGCCAAGGACGCCAACGACGACGCCGGGTCGAAAGACGGGCAGGGCGGCAACCGCAACCGGAACCGTAACCGCAACCGCGACGGCGGTGAGCAGGGCAGCGGCCAGGGCAACCAGAACAGCCAGAACAACCAGGGCGGCCAGAACAACCAGGGCGGCCAGGGCAACCAGAACCGTCGCGACGACGACGGCGAGGGCGGTCGTGGCCGTCGCAACCGGCGATTCCGCGAGCGGAACCGCCGCGGCGGTCGTGACCGCGACGCCGAGCCGCAGCTGTCCGAGGACGACGTCGTCGCCCCGGTCGCCGGCATCCTCGACGTCCTGGACAACTACGCCTTCGTGCGCACCTCCGGCTACCTGGCCGGCCCCAACGACGTCTACGTGTCGATGAACCTGGTGCGCCGATACGGCTTGCGCCGCGGCGACGCGATCACCGGTGCGGTCAAGGTGCCGCGCGAGGGTGAGCAGCAGGGCGGCGGCAACCAGAACAACCGGCAGAAGTTCAACCCGCTGGTGCGCCTGGACACCGTGAACGGCAGCGATCCGGAGGCCGCGCGCAAGCGCCCGGACTTCAACAAGCTCACCCCGCTCTACCCGAACGAGCGGCTGCGCCTGGAGACGACCACCGAGCGCCTCGACACCCGAGTCATCGACCTGATCATGCCGATCGGCAAGGGGCAGCGCGCGCTGATCGTGTCGCCGCCCAAGGCCGGTAAGACGACGATCCTGCAGGACATCGCGAACGCGATCGCCACCAACAACCCCGAGTGCCACCTCATGGTCGTGCTGGTCGACGAGCGCCCCGAAGAGGTCACCGACATGCAGCGCAGCGTGAAGGGTGAGGTCATCGCCTCGACCTTCGACCGCCCGCCGTCAGACCACACCAGCGTGTCCGAACTCGCGATCGAGCGTGCCAAGCGACTCGTCGAGCAGGGCAAGGACGTGGTGGTGCTACTCGACTCGATCACCCGACTGGGCCGCGCCTACAACAACGCCTCGCCGGCGTCGGGGCGCATCCTCTCCGGTGGTGTCGACTCGACGGCGCTGTACCCGCCGAAGCGCTTCCTGGGCGCCGCCCGCAACATCGAGCACGGCGGATCGCTGACCATCATCGCCTCGGCGCTGGTGGAGACCGGTTCGACCGGTGACACCGTCATCTTCGAGGAGTTCAAGGGCACCGGCAACGCCGAGCTCAAGCTCGACCGCAAGATCGCCGAGCGCCGGGTCTTCCCGGCCGTCGACGTCAACCTGTCGAGCACCCGCAAGGACGAGCTGCTGCTGTCCCCGGAGGAGTTCTCGATCGTCCACAAGCTGCGCCGCGTCCTGTCCGGTCTGGACAGCCACCAGGCGATCGACCTGCTGATCAGCCAGCTGAAAAAGACGAAGAACAACGTCGAGTTCCTCATGCAGGTGCAGAAGAACACCCCGGGCGCGCTCAACGACAACGACTGAGCGCCCGGCGGGGTGGTCTGTCGGCCAATCTAGGCTTCGGTCAATCTAGGCGCCGGCCAATCTAGGCGTCGGCAGATCTAGGCGTCGGCCAATTCCCCGGTGAGCGTCTGCCAGGCCTCGTAGGTGGTCAGGTCGACCGGGCCGGTTTGGGTGGCCACGAAGCAGCAGCGTCCCTCGCGGTCATACAACTCGATCGCCGCCGTGGCACCCCAGACGCCGGTCGCGCTGGTCACCCAGCACTCGTCGACGACGTTGAAGTTGATCATCGTGCGGGCCCCGCGTGATGCGAGCACCATCGAACCGTAGCGCTCGCGGGACCCGTCCAGCCGGTCGTGCCGGATCTGCAGGCAGCCGGTCGCGGCGGCACACGTGGTCATCGGCATGGTCAGCGCGGCCGCGTGGCTCAGCGCGGCGATGACGCGGCGCGAGCACACCCGGGCGAACCCCGGTGCGGGGACCGTGCGCAGGGCGTCGAGGCGGGACCGCCCGCCGTCGGCGAGGATCGAGTCGAACAGGCCGAGTTGATCGGTGTCCAACGGCGCCTCGTCGTCGACCGGCACCGGGAACACCTCCACCGGCCGCCGCCGTTCCGGCGAGAGCTCGTCGAGCAGGTCGATGTCGCTGGAGCGCGACAGGCTCAGCGCCTCGAAGGCGAGGCGGTCCGACCCCTCGACGAGATAGGTGACGTGGACCGCGTTCCCGTCACGGTCGAAGATCCGCAGGGTCGGCGGTGCGTGGGGGGTCGGTTCGGTCACCAGCACGGTGCCCAGCATGTCGGGGTTGATCCGCAGGGAGATCCCCTCGGCGCCACCGTGCAGCGGGTCGTCGCGGTACGACGGCCGGCGGTGGATGCCCAGGTCGTTGGTGATGACCGGACCCGCCGCGGTGACGCCGACGATCTGGTCGAGCAGGGGCAGTGCGTCGGCGAGCGTGCCGACCGGTCCGTCGACGACGGAGGCGGTGACGCCGGGAGCCGCCAGCAGCTCGTCGAGATCGCTCGTCGCCCCCGCCAAGCGGTGGCAGCGCGGATTCGGGCAGCGACAGTCGCCGGGGGAGTGGGAGGTCTCGTTCGGGCCGGTCTGGTCCGGTTCGCTCATCTCAGTACACATCCCTCAGGTAGCGCTTCTGCTGTTTCAGTTGGTCGACGTAGTGGGCGGCGCCGTCGGCGTCGAGCCCGCCCTGCTTGGCGACGATCTCGTGCAGCGCGGTGTCGACGTCGTGGGCCATCCGGGTGGCATCGCCGCAGACGAAGACGCTCGCGCCGCGCTCGAGCCAGTCGTAGAACTCCGCACCGTTCTCGGCCATCCGGTCCTGGACGTAGATCTTGTGTTCCTGGTCGCGGGAGAACGCCAGGTCGAGCCGGGTCAACAGGCCGTCGTCGGTGAAGCGGGCGAGTTCCTCGGCATAGAGGTAGTCCGACTCGCGGTGCTGGTCGCCGAAGAACAGCCAGTTCTCGCCGGTGGCGCCGCGGGCGGCGCGCTCGTGCAGGAAGGAGCGGAACGGGGCGACGCCGGTGCCCGGGCCGATCATGATGACCGGGGCGTCGTCGTCGGGCAGGCGGAACGAGCGGTTCGGCGTGATGTAGACGCTGATCGGCGCCCCGTCGCCGCACCGGTCGGCGAGGAAGGTCGAGCAGACGCCGCCCCGATCCCGGTCCAGGGAGCGGTAGCGGACCGCGGCGACGGTGAGGTGCACGGTGCCGGCGTGGGCGCGTGGCGACGACGAGATCGAATAGACCCGGGGTGCCAGCGGCCGCAATTCGTTGACCAGCTCCTCGGGGGTGATCGTCAGGGTCGGGTCGACGTTGAGCAGGTCG
Proteins encoded:
- a CDS encoding heme transporter, whose protein sequence is MSEPDQTGPNETSHSPGDCRCPNPRCHRLAGATSDLDELLAAPGVTASVVDGPVGTLADALPLLDQIVGVTAAGPVITNDLGIHRRPSYRDDPLHGGAEGISLRINPDMLGTVLVTEPTPHAPPTLRIFDRDGNAVHVTYLVEGSDRLAFEALSLSRSSDIDLLDELSPERRRPVEVFPVPVDDEAPLDTDQLGLFDSILADGGRSRLDALRTVPAPGFARVCSRRVIAALSHAAALTMPMTTCAAATGCLQIRHDRLDGSRERYGSMVLASRGARTMINFNVVDECWVTSATGVWGATAAIELYDREGRCCFVATQTGPVDLTTYEAWQTLTGELADA
- the rho gene encoding transcription termination factor Rho, translating into MTETDLTTAPVTVSAPVEALSAPAADAPTSRAKSGLSAMVLPELRSLASGLGIKGASGMRKGDLISAIKERQGGGAPKAQTAESAPKADSALQAESAPKTESAPKTESAPKTESAPKTESAPKTESAPVSDDAPRADTGRSDEPKAQDGGEAKAKDANDDAGSKDGQGGNRNRNRNRNRDGGEQGSGQGNQNSQNNQGGQNNQGGQGNQNRRDDDGEGGRGRRNRRFRERNRRGGRDRDAEPQLSEDDVVAPVAGILDVLDNYAFVRTSGYLAGPNDVYVSMNLVRRYGLRRGDAITGAVKVPREGEQQGGGNQNNRQKFNPLVRLDTVNGSDPEAARKRPDFNKLTPLYPNERLRLETTTERLDTRVIDLIMPIGKGQRALIVSPPKAGKTTILQDIANAIATNNPECHLMVVLVDERPEEVTDMQRSVKGEVIASTFDRPPSDHTSVSELAIERAKRLVEQGKDVVVLLDSITRLGRAYNNASPASGRILSGGVDSTALYPPKRFLGAARNIEHGGSLTIIASALVETGSTGDTVIFEEFKGTGNAELKLDRKIAERRVFPAVDVNLSSTRKDELLLSPEEFSIVHKLRRVLSGLDSHQAIDLLISQLKKTKNNVEFLMQVQKNTPGALNDND
- the thrB gene encoding homoserine kinase codes for the protein MTKLLPPGLRVAVRVPASSANLGPGFDCLGLALGIYDDVTVTTLDRPGVQVSVTGEGAESVPLDHTHLVARAIERGLARGGAAAVGLEVACVNAIPHSRGVGSSASAVVSGLVAASGLLGAAAETLGAQPLSDGELVQLSAEFEGHPDNAAASVLGGAVVTWTEGSGDDTRYSARRLAIDPRIRATAFISHAESSTSQTRGLLPDTVPRRDAVFNLSRTALAVHALTREPELLLDATEDRLHQEYRAQALASSTELVADLRAAGFAATISGAGPTVLVLHTADIPAGLADRDGFTMVETAISDGPTVVADR
- the thrC gene encoding threonine synthase: MSKHVHQAWPGLIEAYRDRMPVEDDWTIVTLLEGATPLIKANHLSEITGCEVYLKVEGLNPTGSFKDRGMTMAVTTALNHGKRAVLCASTGNTSASAAAYATRAGMTCAVLIPEGKIAMGKLAQAVMHGAKIIQVQGNFDDCLELARKVTADFTEIELVNSVNPARIEGQKTAAFEIVDVLGRAPDVHALPVGNAGNITAYWKGYTEYRADGLSDSLPRMLGVQAAGAAPLVNGAPVANPETIATAIRIGAPASWNQAVAAKDESGGQFRAATDEKLLEAYRLVAGRDGVFVEPASAASVAGLLAARADGWIEAGSTVVCTVTGNGLKDPDTALLGMPEVSAIPVDPGAVADALGVG
- a CDS encoding homoserine dehydrogenase is translated as MGNVGAEVVRIITENAEDLRARIGASLVLRGVAVRDLERGRGIDRALLTDDPAALVRRDDVDIVIEVLGGIEPPRELIRTALQQGKSVVTANKALLAEYTGELATAAAEANVDLYFEAAVAGAIPVVRPLMQSLAGDKVQRVAGIVNGTTNFILSAMAETGADYDEALAEAGRLGYAEADPTADVEGYDAAAKAAILASIAFHSRVTAADVYREGISSVTAEDLASAAKFDCTVKLLSICERVVGDDGRERISARVYPALIPLSHPLATVSGAYNAVVVEAVDAGRLMFYGQGAGGAPTASAVMGDVVMAARNKVYSGRGPLESTYASLPVMPIAQVPTRYYVAMNVVDRPGVLETIAGEFAKHGVSIAAVRQEGGADATRLIVITHRAPDGALAETVSALENMEAVTAVSSVLRMEGTHE